DNA sequence from the Agromyces aureus genome:
TCGTTCGACGCGATGGCCTCCTGGATCATCCAGTAGGCATCGTGCGGGCTCGACGGGCTCACGACCCGGAGGCCGGGCGTGTGCGCGAAGTAGGCCTCGGGGCTCTCCTGGTGGTGCTCGATCGAGCCGATGTGCCCGCCGTAGGGCACGCGGATGACGATCGGCATCGAGATCGAGCCGTCGTGGCGCAGGGTCATGCGCGAGAGCTGGGTCGTGATCTGGTCGAAGGCCGGGAAGATGAAGCCGTCGAACTGGATCTCGATGACCGGCCGGTAGCCGCGCATCGCGAGGCCGATGGCCGTGCCGACGATGCCGGACTCGGCGAGCGGCGTATCGAGCACGCGGTGATCGCCGAACTCGGCCTGGAGCCCCTCGGTGACGCGGAACACGCCGCCGAGCGGCCCGATGTCCTCGCCCATCAGCAGCACCTTGTCGTCGGCGCGCAGGGCTTCACGGAGGCCCGCGGTGATGGCCTTCGCCATCGAGAGCGTCTGCACGCCCTTCGCGCCGGGCTCTGCGGATGCCGCGGGCTCGCCGTTCGCCGGCCCAGGCACGTTCGTCTCGGTCGCCACGATCGGTTCGACCGCTCCGGCCTGCAGCTGCTCCTCGATGTCGGTGCTCACGCTGCACCTCCTTCGAATCCGGTCTCGTACGCCTGGAGCCAGGCCGCCTGCTCCGCCATGAGCGGGTGCGGTTCGCTGTACACGTGCTTGAAGATGGTCTCCCGCGTGGGAACCGTCACCTCGAGGGCGCGCTTGCGGACGTCGCTCGCGACATCCGCCGCCTCTTCGTCGGCCGAGGCGAAGAACTCGGCCGACGCACCGCGGGACTCGAGCCACGCGCGGTAGCGGATGATCGGGTCGCGCTCGGCCCAGTAGGCGACCTCGTCGTCGGTGCGGTACTTCGTGGGGTCGTCGGCCGTGGTGTGCGCGCCCATGCGGTAGGTCAGCGCCTCGATGAAGCTCGGGCCCTGGCCCGAACGCGCCTCTTCGAGGGCGACGCGTGTGGCGGCGTAGCTCACGAGCACGTCGTTGCCGTCGATGCGCAGGCTCGGCATGCCGAACCCGGCGCCGCGGAGCGAGAGCGGGGTGCGCGACTGGCGCGAGACGGGCACCGAGATCGCCCACTGGTTGTTCTGCACGAAGAAGACCTCGGGCGCCTGGTAGCTCGCCGCGAACACGAGCGCCTCACTGGCGTCGCCCTGCGAGGTCGAGCCGTCGCCGTAGTACACGAGCACCGCGGCATCGGTCTCGGGGTCGCCGGTGCCCGAGGCGCCGTCGAACTTGATGCCCATGGCGTAGCCGGTGGCGTGCAGCGTCTGCGACGCCAGCACGAGCGTGTAGAGGTGGAAGTTGCCGTTCTCGGCGGGATTCCACCCGCCGAGCGTCGCGCCGCGCAGCAGGCCGAGGATTCGCACGGGGTCGAGCCCGCGGATCATGCCGACGATGTGCTCGCGGTACGACGGGAAGATGTGGTCCTGCGGGCGCGAGGCGCGCGCGGAGCCGACCTGCGCGGCCTCCTGGCCGTGGCTCGGCACCCACAGCGCCAGCTGCCCCTGCCGCTGCAGGTTCGCGCCGGTGATGTCGAGGCGACGCGAGATGACCATGTCCCGGTGGAACTGCTCGAGCGTCGCGTCGTCGAGCGCCTCGATCAGCGGGAGGTAGGCCTCGGCCTCGGGGGAGGGCCGAAGCGCTCCCTCGGGGGTCAGCAGTTGCACCGTCGGCGCGGTGAATTCTCGTTCCTGGGCGACCACGGGTTTCACGCTACCCGCTACTTCGGGTGCCCTTCTTGTGAAGCCGGTACAAGCTCTCCGAGAATCCCGAGGAGGATATCCACAGACTCGTGCTCGCCGATCGAAACCCGAATGCCCTCGGGCGGGAACGCGCGCACGACCACGCCCGCGTCGAACAGGCGCTCGGCGACCGCGGTCGTGTCGGCACCCGTCGGCAGCCAGACGAAGTTGCCCTGCGCGTCGGGCACGGGCCAGCCCTGCGAGACGAGGCCCGTGTGCAGGCGCGTGCGGCGCTCGACGATCTCGGCGACCCTGGCGAGCAGTTCGGTCTCGGCAGTGGGCTCGAGCGAGGCGACGCCGGCGGCTCCGGCGGCCGCGGTGACGCCGAGCGGGATCGCGGTCGCGCGTGCGGCGTCGAGAATCGCGACGGGGCCGATCGCGTAGCCGACCCGCAGCCCCGCGAGGCCGTACGCCTTCGAGAACGTTCGCAGCACCACGAGGTTCGGGTAGCGCCCGATGAGCGTGCGCCCGTCGACGGATGCCGCGTCGCGCACGAACTCGACGTAGGCCTCGTCGAGCAGCACGAGCAGGTCGCTCGGCACGCGGGCCATGAACGCCTCGAACTCGTCGGCGGTGACGGTGACGCCCGTGGGGTTGTTGGGGGAGCAGACGATGACGACGCGGGTGCGGTCGGTGATCGCGTCGGCCATGGCGTCGAGGTCGTGGCCGTGGTCGGCGCGGTTCGGGATCTGCACGCTGGTCGCACCGGAGACGGTGACGAGGCCCGGGTAGGCCTCGAAGGAGCGCCAGGAGTAGACGACCTCGTCGCCGGGGGCAGCCGCCGCGAGGATGAACTGGGCGAGCAGCGCGACGGAGCCGTCGCCGACGAGCACCTCGTCGGGCGTGACGCCGAAACGCTCGCCCAGCTTCTCGCGCAGCGTCAGCGCCGTCGCGTCGGGATAGCGGTTGATCGCCGTCGCCGTCGCCGCGACCGCCTCGGCGACGCCGGGCAGCGGATCGAACGGATTCTCGTTGCTCGAGAGCTTGTAGCCCTCGGCGGGCGCGGGGCGCCCCTGACGGTACGGCGGGAGCGCGGCGATCTCTGGACGCAGGCGGATGCCCGGCGTCGTCGACTCGGGATTGGTCACGGAATCCACGGTACCTTCTCGCCCATCGCGGGTCGCGTCTGGGAGAGTAGGCGCATGCGGTTCATCATCAAGGTCCTCGTCGTCGCGTTCGCCCTCTGGCTCACCACGCTGCTCGTCGCCGGCGTGAAGGTCGTGCCCTACGACGACACCGCGATCGGCACCGTGCTGACGTACCTGCTCGTCGCCGCGATCTTCGGCCTCGTGAACGCCATCATCGGCACGTTCATCCGCATCGTCGCGTTCCCGCTGTACGTGCTCACGCTCGGACTGATCTCGTTCATCGTGAACGGCCTCCTGCTGCTGATCGTCGACTGGTTCAGCGACCTCATCGGGTTCGGCCTCGTCGTCGAGACGTTCTGGTGGGGCGTGCTCGGTGCGCTGGTGCTCGGCCTCTTCAGCTGGCTCATCGGCCTCGTGGTGCGCCCGAGCCGGGACTGATCTCCACTGCTGAAGATCGCGAGCGTCACGTCGGGGGTTCGCGCGTCGCGAGCCACTCGCTGCGGCGGCCGCTCGCGCCACCCGTGAAGTCGACGATGCGCGCTTCGAAGGCGAGCACGACCGGATCGTCGTTGCCGTCGACCAAGGCGCCCGTCTGCCGGTAGAGCTCGAGCGAGTGCGACGCCAATGGTTCGTGGTCGCCGTCGTCGTCGAACACGCGCCTGGTGACTCGCGCAAAGCCCGACGCACCCGAATCGATGCCACCGGTGGCGGGCACGAGGTCTTCGACGTGCTCGATCGAGAGCACCGGCACGTCGCCGGTGGAGGCGGCACCGCTCGGTGCGCCGAACGTCACGGCGAGCGGCACCGCGAGGTCGGGGGCGCGCGCGAGGTCGGCCGCGGTGATTCCGCCGGCCGAGAACCCGACCGGCATGACGGGGTCTCCGGGTTCGGCTCCGGCCTCTGCGAGCGCCTGACGCACGGCTCGTTCTGCCGCACCGGTCGACTCAGGGGTGCCGACCGCGCCGGTCAGCCCATCGTCGGCGACGCCATACACGTCGTTGGTGAGGTCGAACGGCTCGCCGCCGGGCTCGGGGTCGAAGGTGACCGTGCCCGAGACGTAGACGACGAAGCGCCGCTCTCCATCGACGTCGTAGCGCTCGACGGCGATTTGCGGCTCGTCGTGGTTCGGACTCGGGATGCGTCGAGCGAGCTCCCCGACGCCGATCGGCGGGGGCACGCTCTGCATCTTCGCGGCGCCGTTCGGTGCGCTCGTCGCGGGCACCACCGAGACCGGACCCTCGACGAGCGCCCGGCTGCCGAGCACCCCGAGGGCGGCCGCTGCGGTGAGCGCCGCGGCCGCCGCGTCGGGCGTGCGGGTTCGAGCGCCGAGCAGCCTCGCGATCGGAGGGGCGATACCGACGGCCATGAGCGCACTCTCGTCGAGCGTGCCGG
Encoded proteins:
- a CDS encoding alpha-ketoacid dehydrogenase subunit beta codes for the protein MAKAITAGLREALRADDKVLLMGEDIGPLGGVFRVTEGLQAEFGDHRVLDTPLAESGIVGTAIGLAMRGYRPVIEIQFDGFIFPAFDQITTQLSRMTLRHDGSISMPIVIRVPYGGHIGSIEHHQESPEAYFAHTPGLRVVSPSSPHDAYWMIQEAIASNDPVLFFEPKSRYWPKGPVDLDHSGVPLHSSRVIRSGTDVTVVGHGAMISTLLQAADIAGEEGTSIEVVDLRSLSPIDYGPLLESVGRTGRLVVAQEAYGSVSVGSEIAATVAERAFYSLEAPVLRVSSFDTPFPPAALETEYLPSPDRVLEAVDRALAY
- a CDS encoding thiamine pyrophosphate-dependent dehydrogenase E1 component subunit alpha, yielding MVAQEREFTAPTVQLLTPEGALRPSPEAEAYLPLIEALDDATLEQFHRDMVISRRLDITGANLQRQGQLALWVPSHGQEAAQVGSARASRPQDHIFPSYREHIVGMIRGLDPVRILGLLRGATLGGWNPAENGNFHLYTLVLASQTLHATGYAMGIKFDGASGTGDPETDAAVLVYYGDGSTSQGDASEALVFAASYQAPEVFFVQNNQWAISVPVSRQSRTPLSLRGAGFGMPSLRIDGNDVLVSYAATRVALEEARSGQGPSFIEALTYRMGAHTTADDPTKYRTDDEVAYWAERDPIIRYRAWLESRGASAEFFASADEEAADVASDVRKRALEVTVPTRETIFKHVYSEPHPLMAEQAAWLQAYETGFEGGAA
- a CDS encoding histidinol-phosphate transaminase — its product is MTNPESTTPGIRLRPEIAALPPYRQGRPAPAEGYKLSSNENPFDPLPGVAEAVAATATAINRYPDATALTLREKLGERFGVTPDEVLVGDGSVALLAQFILAAAAPGDEVVYSWRSFEAYPGLVTVSGATSVQIPNRADHGHDLDAMADAITDRTRVVIVCSPNNPTGVTVTADEFEAFMARVPSDLLVLLDEAYVEFVRDAASVDGRTLIGRYPNLVVLRTFSKAYGLAGLRVGYAIGPVAILDAARATAIPLGVTAAAGAAGVASLEPTAETELLARVAEIVERRTRLHTGLVSQGWPVPDAQGNFVWLPTGADTTAVAERLFDAGVVVRAFPPEGIRVSIGEHESVDILLGILGELVPASQEGHPK
- a CDS encoding phage holin family protein, producing the protein MRFIIKVLVVAFALWLTTLLVAGVKVVPYDDTAIGTVLTYLLVAAIFGLVNAIIGTFIRIVAFPLYVLTLGLISFIVNGLLLLIVDWFSDLIGFGLVVETFWWGVLGALVLGLFSWLIGLVVRPSRD